CGGCAGGTGACGGCGTCCAACGCGCTGCTCGGCGAGATGGTGACGGCGATGGGGGCCATCAAGGAGTCGAGCGCGAAGGTGTCGAAGATCATCAAGACGATCGACGAGATTGCGTTCCAGACGAACATCCTGGCGCTGAACGCGGCGGTGGAAGCGGCGCGGGCGGGCGAAGCGGGGATGGGGTTTGCGGTGGTGGCCGACGAGGTGCGGAACCTGGCGCAGCGGTCGGCGCAGGCGGCGAAGGACACGGCGGCGCTGATCGAGGAGTCGAGCGCGAACGCGGACCAGGGCCATCAGAAAGTCGAGCAGGTGTCGGCAGCGATCGGGCAGTTCACGGAGAGCGTGACGCGGGTGAAGGCGATTGCCGACGAGGTGAGCCAGGCGAGCCGGCAGCAGGCGCAGGGCATCGACCAGGTGACGCGGGCGATCAGCGAGATGGAGAAGGTGACGCAGACGACGGCGGCGACGGCGGAGGAGAGCGCGGCGGCGAGCGAGGAGCTGAACGCGCAGGCCGAGACGTCGATGCAGGTGGTGGGCCGGCTGGAAGACCTGGTGGGGCGGGTGGCCGCGGCGGGCGCGGCGCGGCCGGCGATGCGGCCGGCGGCGATGCCCGTCGTCGCGGGCGCGGCCTCGAAGGCCCGCGACAAGGTGCTGACGCTGACGCCGGCGAAGAAGAAGACCGCCGAGGAGGAGATCCCCCTCGAGACGGGCACCTTCGGCTCGTTCTGACGGCGAGTCCCGCGCGCCGGCGCAGGACATCGCTCGGTCGTATACAACTCAGGGGGCTGGCCACTGCGTGGTCG
Above is a genomic segment from Acidobacteriota bacterium containing:
- a CDS encoding methyl-accepting chemotaxis protein yields the protein MQLGILAKEEADAEAAFSQAVFMLVGVLVLSLVVAAAVVWAVRRVNTTLRQMASELRQGAEQVVAASSQVSVSSQALSQGATEQAASLEETSASMEEMASMTRQNAENSGEASKLMADVDRQVTASNALLGEMVTAMGAIKESSAKVSKIIKTIDEIAFQTNILALNAAVEAARAGEAGMGFAVVADEVRNLAQRSAQAAKDTAALIEESSANADQGHQKVEQVSAAIGQFTESVTRVKAIADEVSQASRQQAQGIDQVTRAISEMEKVTQTTAATAEESAAASEELNAQAETSMQVVGRLEDLVGRVAAAGAARPAMRPAAMPVVAGAASKARDKVLTLTPAKKKTAEEEIPLETGTFGSF